Sequence from the Corallococcus sp. EGB genome:
GCGCCACGCCCGTGCGCTGCCACGCCTCCAGCTTCACCAGCGGAGACCCCTCCGAGGACAGGAGCTCCCCCAGCCCCATCACCGGCGTCTTGAAGCGCACGTAGTTGTGGATGTCCGCGTAGAAGTCCGCGCGCGGGTACGTCTCCGCGTCGATGTTCAGGCTCGACGGCAGGAAGAGGTACGCCTCCACCAGGTAGCGCGTCTCGTCCGCGCCCGTGGGCTGGTACTCGAGCTTGATTTCGAACTGCTTGCGGTCGTGGACGTCAAACCGGCTGTGGAGCGCTTCGGGGGCCTGGGACACGGACAGCAGTCTATGTCACAGGTCTGTCACACGGGAGCGCCCAAGACTCCGGGACGACGGAGCGTCCGGGCCGACACACCCGGACCGCTCCCCTGGGGGCATCAACCGTTGGTGCCCGTACGAGACGACGCGCCCTGCACGACGCCCGGGACGACGTCGCCCACCGGCAGGGGGGCCGCCGTCTTCGGCTGGGGCTTCGCGTTCCACACCCGGGACGCCAGCACCAGGCCCATGACGGCCAGGGGCAGCATGGCCAGGGGCCAGGGCTTCCAGTTGGCCGGGTCCTTCATGGCGTCGCCGGTGGGGAGGATCTTCCCGTAGACGAGCGCGTGGACGGCCGTGCCCGCGTACACCGCGCCGTCGATGATGCCCACCACGATGCCCGCGTTCTTCTTGCCGCCGAAGTCCATGGTGGCCGTGCCGGACAGCATGCCGTGCACGCCGATGACGCACAGGGACATGAACACCACGGACCAGCCAGCGCCCGCCGTACCCAGCAGGAACACCGCGCCGACCGCGCCCACCAGCAGGCCCGCGTAGAGGACCGCGGACACGGGGCCGCGGCGCGAGTCGAAGATGCGGTCGCTGATGACGCCCGCGAACATGCCGCCCAGGATGCCGGCGACGCACGACAGCATGCCCCAGTTGGAGGCCACGAAGCCGCCGCCCTCCCCCACCGCCTTGGCGTACTTGGGGAACCACTGCATCACCGCGTTGCGCAGGAAGCCGCTGCAGAACTCCACGCCCAGGATGATGAGGATGACGCGGTTGCTCAGCATCTTGGCGAAGAGCTGCGGCACGCCGAGCGCCGGGCCCGTCTCCCCGCTGGACGCGTCCGCCACGTCGAAGTCCGGGTGGCCCGTCTGGGACGGCGTGTCGCGGATGACGAACGCGTCCAGGACGAGGAAGCCCACGAGCAGCGCCGCGGGCACGAAGAACACCCACCACACCGGCGCCGCGTCCGCGATGAAGCGGCACCAGTCGAACGCGAAGTACAGGCCCAGCGAGATGAGGATGCCGAACACGCCGCCCAGCTGGCCGCGCTCGCGCACGTGGAACCACGACGCGTTCACCTTGACGATGGAGACCGCGCCGAAGCTCTGGAAGTACATGTTCACGCTGTAGAGGACCGACAGCCACACCACCACGCCGCCCGGCGGGTCCCAGCCGTTCTTCAGCACCGCGTACACCAGGCCGCCCATGGCGATGTTCGCCGCCGCGCTGCCGCCCGCGGACAAGAGGATGGTGAAGCGGCCGCCCAGCTTGTCCGTCAGCGGGCCATTGAGCAGGAAGGCCACGCCGTAGGTCAGCGTGCCCCAGAAGAAGATGTTGGCGAAGTCCGCGTTGGACGTCTGGGCCCCCATGGCGCTCGTCGCCACGTTGAGGTTGTAGCGCCCCATGTAGAGGAACGCGTACGTGAGGCCCAGCGGGAACCAGTTGAAGAAGCGGCGGCGGAGGAACGCATCGCTGTGCCCCAGCTCCACCTTCGGAAGCCGTGAGAGCACCAGGCCAATGGCCCCGAGCAGGATGACGATGGGAAGCAGCTGGGCCAGCCACGGGGGCAGGAACGACATGCGACGAACCTCGCCTGCGTAAGAAGGAAGCGGAACGGGGCCGCACCCTACCCCGTCCGTCCTCACCCCGGAAACTCCCAGCGGACTTCAGGAGAGCCGGGCGAGCAGCCGCGTGAGGGACACCTCCGTCTTCGCGTCCGCGATGTCACCCTTCCGGCACGCATCCAACACCGACTGCAGCGGACGCCACTGCAGGTGGGCGCCCTCCTCCAACGGAGAGCCGTCTCCCTCCACCTCGCCCTGCGCCACGCCGGTGACATCCACCGCGGCCGGGAAGACCTTCTCCGACAGGATGCCCGGCGCGAGGAAGAACGCGCCGCCCAACAGCTGGATGTCCTCGGGCCGCACCGTGTAGCCCGCCTCCTCCTTCACCTCCTCCGCCGCGCGGCGGCGCAGCCCGTCCTCGCCCTTGTCGGACGGCTCCAGCAGGCCCGCGACGATCTCCTCCACGCGCAGGTAGCTCACCGTGTCGGGCACGGTCATGGACGCGGTCTGCTCGCGGCGGAAGTACGCCGCGGGGCGCAGGTTCATGCGAGTCAGGACTTCCAGGTTTCCATCCGACGCGCGGCGATAGATGAGCACCGACACCGCGTCCAACCGGGGACGGTCCACCACATCCACCCGGTACACGGGAGAGGAGGAACCATCCGCGCGCCGGTTGCGGCAGCGCAGCCGGCGCACCCGGAGGAAGCCCTCGTCGCAACGCGCCGTGGCGGAGAAATCCTCGATGATCTCGATGTCAGTCACATTGGAACTGCTGGGACGCATGTCTGCCTGCTCTCCTGATGCCCTGGTAGGTGGAGGTGCCACGGTGGCGTTGCTTGCCCGTGCACCCTTGATCTCGTAGGTTGCGCCGTCCTCAAGTCGTCACTCCCCACGAATCACGGATCCCCCACGAATGTGTCGCGCACTGCTCGGCCTCTTCTGCGCCTGCGCCCTGGCCCTCGCCTCGTGCATGCCTGTGCTGGAAGGCCAGGATTACCACCTCGAGGGTCAGGAGGTGCGGCTTACCCTGCTACACACCTCTGACATCCACTCGCGCCTCATCCCGTACGACTTCACGCCGCTGAAGACGGACCAGGACCTGCAGCTCATCCCGGAAGCCGGCCCCTTCGGTGGCGCCACGCGCATCGCGTCCATCCTCAAGCGGGAGCGCAAGAAGGGCGACCGCATCCTGCACCTGGACTCGGGTGACTGCTTCCAGGGCGCGCCCATCTTCAACGTGAACACGGGCGAGGCGGAGTTCCGCTTCCTCTCCGAGCAGCACCTGGACGCCGCCGTGGTGGGCAACCACGAGTTCGACGCCGGCGCGCTCAACTTCACCCGGAAGGCGCGCGACTTCGCCAACTTCCCGCTCCTGGCCGCCAACTACTACTGGGACGACCCGAAGACGACGGGCACCAACGGCACCGCCATGGTGACCAACCCCTACACCATCAAGACGGTGAAGGGCCTGCGGGTGGGCGTCATCGGCATGGCGAACATCTCGTCGCTCAACTCCATCGTGGAGGGCGGCAACAGCCTGCAGGTGACGCCGCTGGAGCAGAACGAGGCCGCGCGCGCCTACGTGGAGCTCCTGCGCCCGGTGACGGACCTGATTGTCATCGTCAGCCACCTGGGCCTCACCGAGGACCAGGATCTGATCCAGGGCTACGAGGCCTATTATGAGTACGGCCGCGCGAAGCCCTTCATCGAGCGCCAGCACGACGCGTGGAAGGTGCTGGAGTGGTTTGGTCCCGAAGGCAACGACAAGTCGGTGGTGCGCGTGCACATCGCGGGCGTCCGCGGCATGGACGTGGTGCTGGGCGGCCACCTGCACGTGGTGCTCAACCCGCCGCAGCTCGTCACGGACCCCAGCGGCCGCAAGGTCGTGCTGTCGCACTCGGGCGCGTTCGCCAAGTACGTGGGCCGCCTGGAGCTGGTCGTGAAGATGCCGCAGCACCTGGGCGAGGGCGAGGGCGCCGAGGTCATCAGCCAGGACTACCACGCGTTCCCGGTGGACGGCCTCTGGTGCAACGAGGCGATGCGCACGTTGCGCTTCGGGAACGGCATCTTCTGGGACCCGGGCGCGTTCATCAACGCGCCCGGCGTGCGCGAGGCCATCGCCGAGTGCGGCCGCCAGGAGGACGCGCAGACCACGGACCTGCTCATCCCGTACCTGCTGGGCATGGACGTGAAGCTGCAGCTCACGTCCATCTTCTCCTACGCGCCGACGGACGTGCAGCGCCGCAACAACTCCAACGGCGGTGACTCGCCGCTGGGCAACATCGCCGCGGACTCCATGCGCAAGCGCAACCGCGTGGAGGCGGAGATGGCGCTCACCAACAGCCTGGGCATCCGCGACAACCTCTACGCGGGCGTCGTGACGCAGGAGGCGATGTTCAACGTGTTCCCGTTCGAGAACACCATCAACATCATGTACCTGTCCGGCGTGGAGATGCAGGAGATGTTCGACTTCGTCACCGAGCGCTCCTCGGAGCGCGGGTGCGTGAGCCAGGCTCAGATCTCCGGCGCGCGCTTCACCATGGACTGCGCCCAGGTGCAGCTCAACGACCTGCGCATCGCGTGCACCCCGGCCACCGTGCAGAAGGACTGCCCCCAGGAGAACCGCGAGGGCCACGCGCCCTGGCAGTGCCTGGAGGACACCAGCGGTTCGCGCTGCTGGGCGCACCCGGGCGTCGACATCCAGATCAACGGCAAGCCGCTGGACACCAACGGCACCTACAAGATCGCGGTGAACGACTACATCGCCAAGGGCGGCTCCGGCTTCACGGTGCTCAAGCGCAACACCACGCGCATCGAGACGGGCATCAGCCTGCGCGACTCGCTCATCGGCTACATGCAGGGCTTCTGCACCTGCGACGACATGCTCAACGGCCGGGAGACGTCCAGCAACGGCACGCGCTGCGGGTCGCTGGTCAATGGCAAGTGGACGGTGGATGAGAAGACGCTGAACTCCTGCAAGGTGTCCAAGGCCTTCGAGGACGCGCTCAACAACAAGGTGGGCAGCTGCTCCTGCCTGGAGCTGCTCAACGTGCCCGCGGACGCCGCGAAGCAGCAGCAGGCCATGGCCCGGTGCGGTCTGCCGGACACGACGAAGGAAGCGGCCCTGGCGCAGTGCGCGCTGCCGCAGGGTCCCTACACCGGCCGCTGCACATGCCGGGACCTGCTCACGGGGGGCAACCCCACGTGCGGTACGGTGACGAGTCAGCTGCGGACGTTCTGTGAGAAGCCCACAGCCATGCCCATCGCGAACGCCATCGAGGATGGCCGCATCGGGCGGAGGGTGAAGTGATGAAGCGACTCTTCCTGCTGTCCACGCTGGCCCTGGCGGCCGGCTGTTACACGAAGGAGTCCGAGACCCCCATCGGCGTCACGTCGTTCCGCGTGGAGGTGACCGGTATCACCACCGGCGACTCCAACGCGGCGTTGCTGCCGGTGGTGAACGCGTGCGCCGCGAAGTACGGCAACAACCAGGACGCGGTGCCGCCCGAGATCCGCGGCACGGCGGAGTGCCTCTACACCCTGCCCCGCACGAACGTGGACATCAACCTGTCCATCACCGCGATCGACGGCACCGGCGGGGAGATGACCTCCTTCAACGGGCCGGTGTCCTTCCGGGTCATCCCGGGAGACCTCACCGGTGACTACAGCAAGCGCTGGACGCAGCTGACCAACGGCAAGGGCACGGGCAGCGTGCGCGTGGCCCACCTGTATGGTGAGACGCACGTCTGGGTGCAGGACCAGGACCTGAAGCTGGACTACGCGGACGGCGGCGTGGTGGGCGACCTGTCCCAGCTGCCCCAGGAGCCGGCCACGCGCAGCTACGCGACGGGCCTGTCCCCGGGCATCCGGTTCGAGGAGCCCACCATCGCGAGCATCAACCTGCCGGAGGGCGGCTCGGAGACGAGCGTCTTCATCAAGCAGTTCATGCGCGTGGGCCGCAACCCGGAGGCCGGCGAGCCGCTGACGCAGAACTGCGACCCGTCCGACCCCAACAACGGCAAGCAGATGATGCTGCTGGTGACGGGCACGGACTCCAGCGGCTTCTACGTCACGGACATGACGGCCTGCCGCGTGCCGGAGCGGAGCGTCGCCGGCGCGAACATCCAGACGCCGGAGCCGGACGGCTTCAACCCGGGCCGCTTCAACAGCATCTACATCTATAACTACTCCTTCCCGGAGGGCCTGGACTCCGGCGACCTGCTCTGGACGCTGTCCGGCACGGTGGCGGAGTTCACCAACACCACGCAGATGAGCTTCCCCGCATGGACGGTGCGGGAGAACGTGCGCCTGCTGCCGCAGGACCAGTGGAACAAGTACCTGGACCAGGTGCCGCCCGTGGAGATCAACGGCCGGCTGTGCGGCTTCAGCGCCTCGCCCTACCTGGACGACATCCTGTGCGGCTACAGCTACAAGAACTACAAGATGGAGAGCCTGGAGTCTTCGCTGGTGAAGCTGCGCCGGGTGAGGTTCCCCAAGGTGTTCCGCAACTGCGACGCCAACGGCAACAACGACATGCCCATGTTCTGCCCGGTGGGCAGCGGCGCGTCCCGCAGCTGGCAGAACTGCTTCGAGGAGCCGCCGGATGATCCGGACCTGCCGGAGCGCAAGTGCGTCATCGACTGCACGCTGGGCATTGGCGAGTACGCCGGCACCATCTGCGCGGAGAAGACGACGTACACGAACTTCGGTCAGTTCGTCGTGGAGATGAACCCCGTGGGCCCCGCCTCCCTGGGCATGGACGAGTCCGTCGCGGACCGCATCATGAACGTCAAGGTGGGCACCACCTCCGTGCGTCCCAGCAAGACGCTGCCCCAGGGCTACCGGTTGAACGTCATCTGTGATCAGCCGGTGCGCGCTCGCTTCGGCCCGGTCAGCGTGACGGCGGACCAGACGGGCACGCTCATCCCGGCGAACAGCCGCTACGAGTACACGCTGCAGGGCTCCGAGGTGACGGTCGCGCTGGTGCGCGACGCCGCCGCCACGGCCGACGCCACCTGCAAGGTGGCGCCGGACACGCGCTCGCGCATCAGCCTGCAGATCAAGGACGCGGTGCCGGACCTCAACCCGGACTGCAAAGAGAACGACACCGACGCGGCGAAGGCGCTCCAGTGCAGGCAGCTGCGGGCGGCCACCTTCGACGTCGTCGGTCACCTGAAGCACGTGGGTCCGGCGCGTCCGCGCTGGAACGTCCTGCCGCGAGACCAGGACGACCTCTGCTGCTACCCCGGGCCCGGGATGGAGTGCCCGAAGCCCATCAAGCCGTGCCCGTAGTCATCCACCTTTGACCAGTCGCATTGCGCGCCCCGGCTCACCGCCGGGGCGCAGGGAGGAGCGGTCTCCCCCGGACCGCTTCCTGGAGGGACATTGAAAACGTTGCAGACGCTGGCCCTGGCGGGCCTGACAACCCTTTCCGCGCCCGCTTGGGCCGGGGACTTCGTGGACACCCGTCTGTCGTTCGTCTTCGCGGACGACAACGTGCTGGCGGGCGCGGGAGAGACCACTCCCAACAGCCCCAACGCACGCTTTGGCGCGGGCAACCAGAACACGCAGTTCTACGACAACTTCAACACCAAGTTCTCCGGCTTCGAGACGCTGTCGAACGTCGTGCTCTACAAGCGCATGCCGGCGTTCTTCGAGGGCCTCACCACGGAGGCGGCCCTCACGCTGCTGGTGCTGGAGCGCCCGTCCGGCGGTGTCGACATCCTCGACAACTCCAGCTACGTGCGCCTGAACTACCAGCCGCCAAGCTGGGGAGAGAAGGAAGGCATCTCGCTCACCGGCTTCCCGGTGTCCGCGGACCGCTTCCGTCTGGGCTATGCGTACCGCATCTCCTGGGGCGGCAGCTCCATCTTCACCAATCGCGCCACCGCGGCGGGTGTGCCGGGCGCCAAGCTGCAGATCACCCGCGACCGCTGGTACGCGTACGTGGGCGGCAAGACGGCCCTGGTGCTCAACGACCTCATCCTGGAGCAGGAGACGCTCTACGGCGTGATGGCCGGCGCGGGCTGGGACATCCTGGACACGCTGCGCGTGGAGGCCGGCGGCGGCTACTTCCAGAAGGGCATCGTCCCGGGCCTGGCGAACCAGTCCATCGAGGCGCCCGTCAACTCCTACGGCGCGTCCGCCCAGGTCGTCTACCACGTGGGCGTGCCGGTGGGCACGAGCGTGGACTTCCGGCTCTACAAGAACGACCCGGAAATCTACCAGCGCTTCTTCGCGCCGGAGCAGTACCCGGGCGGCCTGTCGTACTCCGTGTCGCTGGAGGGCAGCTACCTCTCGCAGACGCTGCAGGACCCGGACAAGTTCGGCGCGACCAAGTACCAGGGGGCGACGGCGCTCGCCTTCCAGGGCCGCGCGAAGTGGAACCGCTTCCGCTTCAACGCGCTGGCGCTCGTGCGCAGCCTGTCCTTCATCCAGTTCGACGTGCCGGGCTTCCCGCCGTTCCAGGACTTCCCCACGGGCACCGTGCTGAAGCCCGAGGTCTTCGGCGCGCTGGGTGTGGACTACAACATCGCGGGCCTGCACCTGACGCCGGGCTTCATCTTCGGCGCGCAGCAGCCGGCGTCCTTCCGCAGCCCGGTGCCGCTCATCGGCGGCAGCAACCCGCCCCCCGCCCTCACGGGCACGCGCACGGTGGTGGTGCGTGACGCCAACCAGCTGAGCATCCTGCCCAGCACCTGCGGCGGCTCTGGAGCGTGCGAGGCGCAGCTCATCTGGTCCGCCAAGGCCACCTTCCGGTGGGACCTGTCGGAGACGGTCGCGGCGGTGGGCGAGGTCTACTACACGTACGACACCAACCGGACCACGTTCGAGGACGACGTGACGGGCATCGCGCAGCCGAACTTCGAGAAGCCGCACGCGCTGGGCTTCAACACGCTGCTGCAGGCGCGCTTCTAGGCCGCCCTGCCCATCCCGGTTCCACCGTGGGGCCCGCCGTGAAGCACGGCGGGCCCTTCGTGTTTCCGGGACAAGGCCCGCTAGAAGGCGGACGTCATCCGCACCACCTCGTCGAAGGCGGTGAGGCCCTGCGCCAGCTTGCGCACGGCGGCCTCGCGCAGGGTGCGCATGCCGCCGCGGCGGGCGGCCTGCACCAGGTGCTCGTAGGGCGCCTCGCGGGCGATGAGCTCACGCACCTCGCGGGAGGTGGAGACGATCTCGAAGACGCCGGTGCGGCCGGAGTAGCCGGTACCCCGGCAGCGCACGCACCCCGCGCCATTGGACAGCTTCACACCGCCGGGCAACAGCGGCAGCGGCGCCTCCAGGGCCAGGAGCTCGTCCGGCGTGAGCACCGCCTCCTCCGCGCAGTGCGCGCAGACGCGGCGCAGGAGGCGCTGGGCCATGACGCCCAGGAGGCTCTGCGCCAGGAGGAAGGCCGGCACGCCCAGGTCCTTCATGCGTGCCACCGCGCCCAGCGCGTCGTTGGTGTGCAGCGTGGAGAGCACCAGGTGGCCGGTGAGCGCGGCCTGGATGGCGTTCTCCGCCGTCTCCGCGTCGCGGATCTCACCCACCATGATGACGTCCGGGTCCTGCCGCAGGATGTGGCGCAGCGCCCCCGCGAAATCCAGGCCCACCTTGGGCTGCACCTGGACCTGGTTGAAGGTGTCCCACACCATTTCGATGGGGTCTTCAATCGTGGTGACGTTGACGTCCGGCCCCGCCACCGCCTTGAGCGCGGAGTAGAGCGTCGTCGTCTTGCCGCTGCCCGTGGGGCCCGTCACCAGGATGAGTCCGTGGGGTTGGTCAATCCACGACTCGAAGTGGTGCTTCTCGTCCGGCTCGAAGCCCAGCTGGGCGATGTCCTGCACCAGCGTCTCCGGGTCGAAGATGCGGATGACGACCTTCTCGCCGAAGGCGGTGGGCAGCGTGGAGACGCGGAGCTCCACCTCGCGGCCGTCGCGCTCCGTCTTGATGCGGCCGTCCTGGGGGCGGCGCTTCTCCGAGATGTCGATGCGCGACAGCATCTTCACGCGCGACACGATGGGCGGGTGCACCTGCGCGGGCAGCGAGTACACCGGGTGCAGCACGCCGTCGATGCGCAGCCGCACCACGGCGGTGGCCCGCTTGGGTTCGATGTGGATGTCCGACGCGCGGTTGTCGAACGCGTAGCGCAGGAGGTAGTCCACCGCCTGAACCACCGGCCGGTCCGACGCCTCCAGCTCCTGGGTGCCGCTGAGCGACACCAGCTGTTCGAAGTTGGCGATCTGCCCGTTCGCGTCGCTGAAGTCGTCCGCGGCCTTGGCCAGCGTCTTCTTGAAGCCGTAGATGTCCGCGATGGAGCGCAGGATGTCCGTCTTCGCGGACAGCACGGGCTCCACCGGCACGCCGGTGAGCCGGAAGAAGGACTCGAAGAGCTCGTGGTCGAAGGGGTTGGCCACCGCGACGCGCAGCCGCCCCTGTTCGGTGCGCTCCAGGGGCAGGAGCACGTGCTTCTGCGCGTAGGGCCGGGACACCGTGCGGGTGGCCAGCGCCATGTCCATCTTCAGCGGGTCCAGCTTCCGGTAGGGCAGCCCCGCGGCGCGCGCGGCCGCCTCCGTGACGCGGTCCTCGTCCAGCACGCCCCGCCCACCCGGCGCGGGAATCTGGAAGGCCGCCACCAGCTCCACGGGCGACACGTCGTAGCGGGCCGCGTCCTTGCCCGTGCCGCCCTGCGCCTTGAGGACGCGGGCGCGCGCGGCGGCCTCTCGCGCCAGCACCTCCTGCGCCTGCTGTGGGGTCAGCAGGCGCTGCGCCACCAGGGCCTCCAGCAGGAAGCCCAGCGTGAAGTCGGTGGCGCTGCGCGAAGGGGCGCCGCTTCCGGGGGGAGCCGCCTGTGTCAACCGTTCCTCCTTCTGCGAGTGGCCATGAACAACACCGCGAGCCCCACCAGGAATGCCGCGGAGCTGGGCGCGCTCTGGCAGCCGCAGCCGCCGGGGTCGTTCGTCGAGTCACCCGTGCCGCCATCCACCGGCGGGGGCGGCGGCGTCCCGCCGTCGCTGCACAGGGTGCAGGTGCCGCCGTCCGTCTGCGTGTAGGGGGAGTAGCACTGGCCGCCGACGCCGCAGAACAGGCCGTTGGGGCAGTCCTGGTTGGAGCGGCAGGGGGCGATGCAGCTGCTCCCTTCCGAGAACGGCACGCACTGGAGCGGCGAGGCGCAGGTGTTGGCCGCGCAGTCCTTGAAGCAGAAGCGGTCCTCGCCGGTGCCCGCCGGGCGGCAGGTGCTGCCAGGAGCGCACGTGCAGGTGGACACCGAGCAGGGCTGCGAGCAGACGCCCTGTGGGTTGCCGTTGAGCTTCAGGCACTGCTGATTGGTGCCGCACTCCGAATCCTGGGAGCACGGGTCGCCCTCGACACGCGGGCCCGTCTTCTGCTGGACGCAGGTGTGGTCGCACGAGCTGCAGGCGTAGTTGCTGCCGCAGTCGTTGTTGGTGGCGCAGTCCGCGACGCACACGGTGGCGCCGGTGCCGGGCAGCGTGTTGCAGGTATAGCCCTCGCGACAGTCGCCCTTGCCCGGGCGGCAGTTCTTCAGACAGCGCTGGCCCACGGAGCCCACGGTGGCGCACGTGGAGCCGGTGGGGCAGTCCGCGTTGGAGATGCAGGACTCCGTGCAGTAGCCGCCCTTCCACGCCGGGAAGGCGGGGGTCTTGTCCGCGTCCGTGAGGCAGCGCGAGTCCGCCGCGCCGCACGTGGAGGCACTGGTGCAGGGGTTGCCCACCTTGGTGCCCGTGCCCACCGCCTCCGGCAGACAGGCGTACTGGGAGCCGGAGACGAGCGTGGACGCGCGGCACTGGTAGGGGTCCGGGCAGGCCCCGGGGGTCCCGGACGGGCACGCCTTGGAGCAGAGCTTCAGCGCCTTGCCGCTGGTGGTGGACTGGGTGGTGACACAGGTGAGCCCCGCGCCGCACGCGGTGGTGTCGCACGGCGAGCCCACCGCGCCCGTCTGCGGGTAGCGCTGGCAGATGGCGCCCCGGTCATAGGACGACAGGGTGCGCCGCGGCACGCCCGGATCCAACGCGAAGTACATCACCGCGTCCGGGAACTCGTACGTGCTGCCCAGGCCCAGACAGTGGCCCACCTCGCGCATCACCGCCGTCTGGATGTCCACGAAGCCCGAGGGCGTGGACTCGAGCGTGGTGAACCTGTGGCTCACGGCGTCCAGGAAGATGTCGCACTGGTAGACGAGGCCGCCGTGGGTCAGCGGCACCGCGGTCGCCACGTTCGCGCCGAAGTTGAGGACGTCCTTGTATTCGGTGCTGTTCGGGTCGGTGACGAAGATGGCGGCGACGCTGAAGCCGTCCAGCCGGTCGTTCACGTCCGGGATGGGGACGGTGGTGGAGCGGCCCTTGTACGTGAAGGCGGGCCAGGCGCAGTCCACGTCCTGCCAGGCCTGGAAGGCCTTCTTCACCGCGTCCTCCACCCGCGACAACTCATTGCCCGCGGGCTCGTTGTTGCGCGCGTCCACGTAGTACGGGAAGGGGTCCTGGCTGTTGTTGAGCACCCAGTGATCCAGGAACTTGTAGCCATCCTGGGCGTGCGCCGTCGCGGCCAGCGCCAGCAGCCCCAGGAGGAAGACACACCGCTGCGACCCACGAATCATCACCCGCACCTCTTCGCGTCACGTCCGCACGGGAGCGCCTGCCTGGCGCCGGGACGTCACCGGGCGGGCAGTCTATCCGTGAATGGCGCGAACGGTGGCCTCCACCAGCGCTTCGGGTGTGGGTCGCTCCGCGACGGAGGCCACGGGGATGCCCAGCTGCGTCAGCGCCGTCGCCGTGGTGGGGCCAATGGCCACCACCTTCGCGGACGCCAGCGGCTCGCGGCCCACGCCCTCCACGAAGGCCTCCGCGGTGCGCGGCGAGGCGAAGAGCACCACCTGGGGCGGGGACGCGGCCAGGCCGGCCAGCGCCTCCGGTTCGACGGCGGCCGGAGCGCTGCGGTAGGCCGTCACGCGCGTGACGCGCACGCCCAGGTCGCGCAGGCCGTCCTCCAGCTCCCGCCGCCCCTCCTCCGCCGCGGGCAGGAGCACGTCGTCGTCCGGGCCCAGCACGTCCTTCAGCGCGGTGAAGAGCGCGGCGCCGGTGCCCTCGTCGGGCTCGGCCTCCACCTTCAGGCCACAGCCCTCCACCGCCCTCGCGGTGCGCGGCCCCACGGCGGCCAGCTTCACGCGGGACAGCCGGTCCAACGTGCCCGCGAGCCGCAGCGCCTCCACGAAGGCCTCCACGGCGGAGGGGCTCGCGAACAC
This genomic interval carries:
- a CDS encoding uroporphyrinogen-III synthase, producing MDRRLDGIRILVTRPRERAEELCFLLEDEGADVLSLPLLELLPPEDPRPLASAAEHVQRYHWVVFASPSAVEAFVEALRLAGTLDRLSRVKLAAVGPRTARAVEGCGLKVEAEPDEGTGAALFTALKDVLGPDDDVLLPAAEEGRRELEDGLRDLGVRVTRVTAYRSAPAAVEPEALAGLAASPPQVVLFASPRTAEAFVEGVGREPLASAKVVAIGPTTATALTQLGIPVASVAERPTPEALVEATVRAIHG